In Primulina huaijiensis isolate GDHJ02 chromosome 16, ASM1229523v2, whole genome shotgun sequence, a single genomic region encodes these proteins:
- the LOC140961812 gene encoding uncharacterized protein, protein MIGYIDMEFKHFSHEHPLIFNEEKNVEDEINDRNDFCNICNIPILLSSFYRCSHTGCKYLLHQPCALLLTETLIHHWLPSYGFRLREKRLNDPSYCKRCHLPCENFTYNYITSWPGTGSPIFHPMCAIPLQIKSKHKSHPLHPLVAVGKKISAVCDACTQEQKGDFFACHECGFFIHVDCALLPRIVKCKEHSHYLILTYACCDRYQDEREHKYCLICSDKMSGSGAYSCGKCNGFVHLKCAIKEMEDLGTETELQVVDLPGDDPNAFRSGMIQRLRGMEFDDGDGNLVFEHKLHDHPGNLVFEHKLHDHPLILHKEIENSGRSSNDQEPQELIITLCNACLQPIYPPFFSCTQSLESGSCHFHLHQSCACLPSRNRVWP, encoded by the exons ATGATTGGATACATAGATATGGAGTTTAAACATTTTAGCCATGAGCATCCATTGATTTTCAACGAAGAGAAAAATGTGGAGGACGAGATTAATGATCGCAATGATTTCTGTAACATTTGCAATATACCGATATTATTGAGTTCTTTTTACCGTTGTAGCCATACAGGCTGCAAGTATTTACTTCACCAACCATGTGCGCTTCTGCTTACTGAAACATTGATCCATCATTGGCTTCCTTCTTACGGTTTTCGTCTCCGAGAGAAGCGGCTCAATGATCCTAGTTACTGCAAAAGATGCCATCTGCCGTGTGAGAATTTCACCTACAATTACATTACCTCGTGGCCAGGGACCGGGAGTCCTATTTTCCATCCCATGTGTGCTATACCATTGCAGATCAAAAGCAAGCACAAAAGCCACCCCTTGCATCCACTGGTGGCCGTTGGCAAGAAAATTTCGGCAGTCTGCGATGCGTGCACACAAGAACAAAAAGGAGATTTTTTTGCGTGTCACGAGTGTGGTTTTTTTATTCACGTGGATTGTGCTTTACTGCCAAGAATTGTGAAGTGTAAAGAACATAGTCATTATCTCATACTCACTTACGCGTGTTGTGATAGATATCAAGACGAGCGGGAGCATAAATATTGTCTAATTTGTTCGGACAAAATGTCCGGGTCAGGGGCATATTCATGTGGAAAGTGTAATGGATTCGTTCATCTGAAATGTGCAATCAAAGAAATGGAGGATCTTGGGACAG AGACGGAACTGCAGGTTGTGGATCTTCCAGGCGACGATCCTAATGCATTTAGGAGTGGAATGATACAAAGATTACGGGGAATGGAGTTTGATGATGGAGATGGGAATCTGGTGTTTGAACATAAACTTCACGATCACCCTGGGAATTTGGTGTTTGAACATAAACTTCACGATCACCCTTTGATTCTTCATAAAGAAATTGAGAATAGTGGTCGTAGCAGTAATGATCAGGAACCACAAGAACTAATTATAACACTCTGCAATGCATGCTTACAGCCCATTTATCCTCCATTCTTTTCATGCACTCAATCTCTTGAATCTGGCAGTTGCCATTTTCATCTACATCAATCATGTGCGTGTCTTCCTTCGAGAAATCGAGTTTGGCCTTAA